Proteins from a single region of Chryseobacterium scophthalmum:
- a CDS encoding SRPBCC family protein: MENLSYDIIINAPKQKIWDVLWTPETYSEWTKYFNPKSISLMKSDWKVGGKTYFTNSDGEGMVSTIDSLEKPDQIVFKHLGMVDKDGNEDTQSKEVMEWNGSFEKYFLISLDNGTVKLQAEVQAESEWKDHMNEGFTKGLQIVKDLAESN; the protein is encoded by the coding sequence ATGGAAAATTTATCGTACGACATTATTATTAATGCTCCAAAACAAAAAATATGGGACGTTTTATGGACTCCCGAAACGTACAGTGAATGGACAAAATATTTCAATCCTAAATCAATTTCATTGATGAAATCAGATTGGAAAGTTGGCGGAAAAACTTATTTTACAAATTCAGATGGTGAAGGAATGGTTTCCACGATCGATAGTCTCGAAAAACCCGATCAGATTGTTTTTAAACATTTGGGAATGGTTGATAAAGATGGAAACGAAGATACTCAAAGCAAAGAAGTGATGGAGTGGAACGGTTCTTTCGAAAAATATTTTCTGATTTCGCTTGATAATGGAACGGTAAAACTTCAGGCAGAAGTTCAGGCCGAAAGCGAATGGAAAGATCATATGAATGAAGGTTTTACAAAAGGTTTACAGATTGTAAAAGATCTTGCAGAATCCAATTAA
- a CDS encoding VOC family protein, which yields MAKLNPYLNFDGTAEKAFTFYKSVFGGEFVGEIHKMGNAPGTENLSDEEKNRVMHIALPIGGDLLMASDIVPSFGQNLTVGNNNYVSVFPDSREDADRIFKGLSEGGNIEMPLEDQFWGDYFGSFQDQFGVHWMINYNEEYTK from the coding sequence ATGGCAAAATTAAATCCGTACCTGAATTTTGATGGTACAGCAGAAAAAGCATTTACATTTTACAAATCTGTTTTCGGCGGAGAATTCGTTGGAGAAATCCATAAAATGGGCAATGCTCCCGGAACTGAAAATTTATCAGATGAAGAAAAAAACAGAGTAATGCACATTGCGCTTCCGATTGGTGGAGATCTTTTGATGGCTTCAGACATTGTGCCGTCTTTTGGACAAAACTTAACGGTAGGAAATAACAATTATGTTTCTGTTTTCCCTGATTCCAGAGAAGACGCTGACAGAATTTTCAAAGGACTTTCTGAAGGTGGAAATATCGAAATGCCACTTGAAGATCAGTTTTGGGGTGATTATTTTGGTAGTTTTCAGGATCAGTTTGGCGTTCATTGGATGATCAATTATAACGAAGAATACACAAAATAG
- a CDS encoding WG repeat-containing protein: protein MKKILLAILLMPMLSFSQEKEVLKYFKSKDSLVGVKNQNGKIIVPAQFRVFSYLEDGELVKGETIYFDGFKNDEKPGKNEWGYVYDKKGNFLYKPFFYDNGADYFSEGVRRFVKNGKVGFVDRNGKIIINPEHDFASPFNYGYAAFCDGCDWEKTDDEHKSIVGGTWGVMNFKGEIVKPISKSENAIEVDGKYFSNPFKYNEKEKTILQFFEKQNKKLSELYYVNHYNKLSENEKKLFFEIVERPKENFPFYQVNTYDYGRIETGSWFDFKFLISENGKNVFALDYDEEKIPFEKWLENQKIEAEQFQKENPDNPNKLSK, encoded by the coding sequence ATGAAAAAAATACTTTTAGCCATTTTATTAATGCCAATGCTTTCTTTTTCTCAGGAAAAGGAAGTTTTGAAGTATTTTAAATCAAAAGATTCGCTGGTTGGAGTTAAAAATCAAAACGGCAAAATTATCGTTCCTGCGCAGTTCAGGGTTTTTTCTTATTTGGAAGACGGAGAACTAGTAAAAGGAGAAACGATCTATTTTGATGGTTTTAAAAATGATGAAAAGCCCGGAAAAAATGAATGGGGTTATGTCTACGACAAAAAAGGAAATTTTCTATACAAACCTTTCTTTTATGATAACGGAGCAGATTATTTCTCTGAAGGAGTAAGAAGGTTTGTCAAAAACGGGAAAGTTGGGTTTGTAGACCGAAACGGAAAGATTATCATTAATCCTGAACATGATTTTGCATCACCATTTAATTACGGCTATGCAGCTTTTTGCGACGGTTGCGATTGGGAAAAAACCGATGACGAACACAAATCAATAGTCGGTGGAACTTGGGGAGTGATGAATTTTAAAGGAGAAATCGTAAAACCAATCTCAAAATCTGAAAATGCTATTGAAGTTGACGGAAAATATTTTTCAAATCCATTCAAATACAATGAAAAAGAGAAGACTATTCTTCAGTTTTTCGAAAAACAAAATAAAAAGCTTTCAGAGTTGTATTATGTAAATCATTACAACAAATTATCTGAAAATGAAAAAAAACTATTCTTTGAAATCGTGGAAAGACCGAAAGAAAATTTTCCGTTTTATCAGGTCAATACATACGATTACGGAAGAATAGAAACAGGATCTTGGTTTGATTTCAAATTCTTAATCTCAGAAAACGGTAAAAATGTTTTTGCACTGGATTATGATGAAGAAAAAATTCCTTTTGAAAAATGGCTTGAAAATCAAAAGATAGAAGCTGAACAATTTCAAAAAGAAAATCCGGATAATCCGAATAAATTAAGTAAATAA
- a CDS encoding VOC family protein has protein sequence MNNNIFPCLWYDGDAKESADFYCKIFNGKITADTPMVLNIELFEQKIMLLNGGPHFEKNASVSLMVMCETEEEVQKYWDQLEDGGIVLMALDSYPWSKKYGWIRDKFGVTWQLYLGEKKSEQRVIPTLMFIHQNNGKAMEAMKLYTEVFPNSKIESVLKYGDGVGDENHEVPENVQHAHFEINGYSLFCMDNSYDHKFDFNEGISMVIMTENQEETDHLWNSLTADGGRESMCGWLKDKFGMSWQIVPKRLIELMSDSDQLKAQKVVQAMMKMQKIVIKYLEDAYNS, from the coding sequence ATGAATAACAATATTTTCCCATGTCTTTGGTATGATGGTGATGCAAAAGAATCAGCTGACTTTTACTGTAAAATATTCAACGGAAAAATTACAGCAGATACTCCGATGGTTTTGAATATCGAACTTTTCGAACAAAAAATAATGCTTCTAAATGGCGGTCCACATTTTGAAAAAAATGCTTCCGTTTCGTTGATGGTGATGTGCGAAACTGAGGAAGAGGTTCAGAAATATTGGGATCAATTAGAAGACGGAGGGATTGTTTTGATGGCATTAGATTCTTATCCTTGGAGTAAAAAATACGGTTGGATTCGGGATAAATTTGGCGTTACTTGGCAATTATATTTAGGTGAAAAGAAAAGTGAGCAAAGAGTTATTCCGACTTTAATGTTTATTCACCAAAATAATGGGAAAGCAATGGAAGCAATGAAATTGTATACAGAAGTTTTTCCTAATTCAAAAATAGAAAGCGTTTTGAAATATGGAGACGGAGTAGGAGATGAAAACCACGAAGTTCCGGAAAATGTACAGCACGCGCATTTCGAAATTAATGGTTATTCTTTATTCTGTATGGATAATTCTTATGATCATAAATTTGATTTTAATGAGGGAATTTCAATGGTTATTATGACAGAAAATCAGGAAGAAACAGATCATCTTTGGAATTCGTTAACTGCAGATGGCGGAAGAGAAAGTATGTGTGGTTGGCTGAAAGATAAATTTGGAATGAGTTGGCAAATTGTGCCTAAAAGATTAATTGAGCTTATGAGTGATTCTGATCAGCTGAAAGCGCAAAAAGTAGTACAAGCGATGATGAAAATGCAGAAAATTGTAATTAAATATTTAGAAGATGCTTATAATTCTTAG
- a CDS encoding DNA-directed RNA polymerase subunit alpha C-terminal domain-containing protein — translation MINLVIMARCLKPIYTENHVVENKFLQGIIAMPARRALEKKQIDSLTKLSDYSENELMKFHGFGKNTISKLKNYMKENNFSFKNN, via the coding sequence ATGATCAATTTAGTAATAATGGCAAGATGTTTAAAGCCTATTTATACTGAGAATCATGTTGTGGAAAACAAATTTTTGCAGGGTATTATAGCGATGCCTGCAAGAAGAGCCTTGGAAAAAAAACAAATAGATTCTCTCACAAAACTGTCAGATTATTCTGAAAATGAATTAATGAAATTTCATGGTTTCGGAAAAAACACGATTTCGAAACTAAAAAATTACATGAAAGAAAACAATTTTTCTTTTAAAAATAATTAG
- a CDS encoding SDR family oxidoreductase: protein MKTQNKSKSLSKVPKDGLYPEIIRQNYLGSKKLLNKKAIISGGDSGIGQAVAVHFAREGADVAVIYKESVKDAKETKKLVEKEGQKCILLKGDISKKTFRKNSLEKIAKEWKTIDILVNNAGIQFPKSDVEKISDDQINETFNVNIISMISFTRDCLKLMNKGGRIICTTSVTAYRGSDHLIDYSSTKGAIATFIRSLATNLAEQKILVNGVAPGPIWTPLVKETFEDIASFGKDTPLKRAGQPSEVAPAYVFLASEDSSFITGEIIHINGGDFVGG, encoded by the coding sequence ATGAAGACACAGAACAAGTCAAAATCACTTTCCAAAGTACCCAAAGACGGTTTGTATCCTGAAATTATCAGACAAAATTATTTAGGAAGCAAAAAACTACTTAATAAAAAAGCAATTATCTCAGGTGGCGACAGTGGAATAGGACAAGCTGTAGCGGTGCATTTTGCAAGAGAAGGAGCCGATGTTGCTGTTATTTATAAAGAAAGTGTAAAAGATGCTAAAGAAACCAAGAAACTGGTTGAAAAAGAAGGACAGAAATGCATTCTTCTAAAAGGGGATATTTCTAAAAAAACATTTAGAAAAAATTCTTTAGAAAAGATTGCTAAAGAATGGAAAACCATTGATATTTTGGTTAATAATGCCGGAATTCAGTTTCCAAAAAGCGATGTCGAAAAAATTTCAGATGATCAGATTAATGAAACATTCAATGTCAATATCATTTCAATGATTTCATTTACAAGAGATTGTTTGAAATTAATGAATAAAGGCGGGCGAATAATTTGTACCACTTCGGTAACTGCTTATCGTGGCAGCGATCATCTCATAGATTATTCGTCAACAAAAGGCGCAATTGCAACATTTATTCGTTCTCTTGCAACAAATCTTGCCGAGCAGAAAATTTTGGTTAACGGTGTTGCTCCAGGTCCGATCTGGACTCCACTAGTGAAAGAAACTTTTGAAGATATTGCTTCTTTCGGAAAAGATACACCTTTAAAAAGAGCCGGCCAACCTTCAGAAGTTGCACCTGCTTATGTTTTTCTGGCTTCGGAAGATTCCAGTTTTATCACGGGTGAAATCATTCACATCAATGGCGGAGATTTTGTCGGTGGATAA
- a CDS encoding VOC family protein, with protein sequence MEINQIYVNLPVKDVQKTREFWTKLGFSINEQFSDEKAICVIMKQDHIYTMFLKEEFFQTFTDRSVAKGDTTQTLLAIGVNSREEVDEMVKTATENGGSKYSEPRDYGWMYQKTFSDLDGHQWEVLFSDMSQLPADF encoded by the coding sequence ATGGAAATCAATCAAATTTACGTAAACCTTCCTGTAAAAGATGTTCAGAAAACTAGAGAATTCTGGACGAAACTAGGTTTTTCGATCAACGAACAATTTTCTGATGAAAAAGCAATCTGTGTAATCATGAAACAAGATCATATTTACACCATGTTTTTAAAAGAAGAGTTTTTCCAAACTTTCACAGACAGATCCGTTGCAAAAGGAGATACCACTCAAACGCTTCTCGCGATTGGCGTAAACAGTCGTGAAGAAGTTGATGAAATGGTGAAAACTGCTACAGAAAATGGAGGTTCCAAATACAGTGAGCCAAGAGATTATGGTTGGATGTACCAGAAAACTTTTTCAGATTTAGACGGTCATCAATGGGAAGTGCTTTTTTCAGATATGTCTCAGCTTCCTGCGGATTTTTAA
- a CDS encoding SRPBCC domain-containing protein, which produces MEVLKFEIKINASPEKVWTVLWDDMHYRQWTSAFTKGSFYVGTWDEGSIIKFFDPNNNGMYSRVLKNDPNKEMVFLHLGEIYDGIETPQDWGDATESYVLEETEEETILKATIKSSPEFKDFFEEKFPAALQNVKNLAENQL; this is translated from the coding sequence ATGGAAGTTTTAAAATTTGAAATAAAAATCAACGCAAGTCCCGAAAAAGTATGGACCGTTCTTTGGGACGATATGCATTACAGACAATGGACTTCGGCGTTTACAAAAGGTTCTTTTTATGTAGGAACTTGGGATGAAGGCAGCATCATTAAATTTTTTGATCCTAATAATAACGGAATGTACAGCCGTGTTTTAAAAAATGATCCCAATAAAGAGATGGTCTTTTTGCATTTGGGTGAAATTTATGATGGGATAGAAACTCCACAAGATTGGGGTGATGCCACAGAATCTTATGTTTTGGAAGAAACTGAAGAGGAGACAATATTAAAAGCAACCATCAAATCTTCACCAGAATTTAAAGATTTTTTTGAAGAAAAATTTCCTGCAGCACTTCAGAATGTAAAAAACTTGGCCGAAAACCAATTGTAA
- the purB gene encoding adenylosuccinate lyase translates to MNSYKNPLEERYSSEEMLFNFSHNNKFQNWRKLWIALAEIEKDLGLDITDEQIAELKANAENIDYEVAAAYEKKFRHDVMAHVHAYGDVAPSAKGIIHLGATSAFVGDNTDLIQIRDGLLILKKKLVNVMKNLSDFAIQYKDLPTLGFTHFQPAQLTTVGKRATLWLQSLVLDIEELDFFLETLRFRGVKGTTGTAASFLELFNGDYSKVKHLDKELSKRFGFEKVFGVSGQTYDRKIDAKVVALLGNIAQSAHKFTNDLRLLQNLKEIEEPFEKNQIGSSAMAYKRNPMRSERIGALAKYVMSLTTSSAMVASTQWFERTLDDSANKRLTIPQAFLAVDAILLIWNNIMNGIVVYPNRINKHIMEELPFMATEYIIMEEVKAGGDRQEIHEVIRVHSMEASKKVKEEGKENDLIERILNDDSLKLDKSKLKEVLDPKNFIGFAPIQTEEFIANEVQPIIDANKDLIGLEADLKV, encoded by the coding sequence ATGAATTCCTACAAAAATCCATTGGAAGAGCGCTACTCCAGTGAAGAAATGTTATTTAACTTTTCTCATAACAACAAATTCCAGAATTGGAGAAAGCTTTGGATCGCCCTTGCTGAAATCGAAAAAGACCTTGGACTTGACATCACAGACGAGCAAATCGCTGAGTTGAAAGCCAATGCAGAAAATATCGATTATGAAGTAGCTGCAGCTTACGAGAAAAAATTTCGTCATGATGTGATGGCTCACGTTCACGCTTATGGTGACGTTGCGCCTTCTGCAAAAGGAATTATCCACTTGGGAGCAACTTCGGCGTTTGTAGGAGACAATACAGATTTAATTCAAATCCGTGACGGACTTTTAATTTTAAAGAAAAAGTTGGTTAACGTAATGAAAAATCTTTCTGATTTTGCTATTCAATACAAAGATTTACCGACTTTAGGATTTACACACTTCCAGCCAGCTCAGTTAACAACTGTTGGAAAAAGAGCAACACTTTGGTTACAAAGTTTGGTCCTAGACATTGAAGAGCTTGATTTCTTCCTAGAAACTCTACGTTTCAGAGGAGTAAAAGGAACTACAGGAACTGCAGCAAGTTTCCTAGAGCTTTTTAACGGCGATTATTCTAAAGTAAAACATTTAGATAAAGAATTATCAAAAAGATTCGGTTTCGAAAAAGTTTTCGGAGTTTCAGGTCAGACTTACGATAGAAAAATCGATGCTAAAGTAGTGGCTTTATTAGGAAATATCGCTCAATCTGCACATAAATTTACAAACGATTTACGTCTTCTTCAGAATTTGAAAGAAATTGAAGAACCATTCGAGAAAAACCAAATCGGTTCATCTGCAATGGCTTACAAGCGTAATCCAATGAGAAGCGAAAGAATCGGAGCTTTAGCAAAATACGTTATGTCTTTAACGACTAGTTCTGCAATGGTGGCTTCAACACAATGGTTTGAAAGAACTTTAGATGATTCTGCAAACAAGAGATTAACAATTCCTCAGGCGTTTTTAGCTGTTGATGCGATTCTATTGATTTGGAACAACATCATGAACGGAATCGTGGTGTATCCAAACAGAATCAACAAGCATATTATGGAAGAACTTCCTTTCATGGCGACAGAATATATCATCATGGAAGAAGTAAAAGCTGGTGGAGATCGTCAGGAAATTCACGAAGTGATCAGAGTTCATTCTATGGAAGCGTCTAAGAAAGTGAAAGAAGAAGGTAAAGAAAACGACCTTATCGAAAGAATCTTAAATGACGATTCATTAAAACTAGATAAATCAAAATTAAAAGAAGTTCTTGATCCTAAAAATTTCATTGGTTTTGCACCAATTCAGACGGAAGAATTCATTGCCAATGAAGTTCAACCGATCATTGACGCAAACAAAGACTTGATAGGATTAGAAGCCGATCTTAAAGTATAA
- a CDS encoding VOC family protein: MKVNQIYVNLPVKDIQKTKDFWTRVGFSINEQFSDDKAVCVVMNDNIYVMFLTEEYFQTFSERPVPKGDTTQVLVAIGLNSREEVDQVVNAAVANGAYQHEEPQDYGWMYQNSFWDINGHGWNVTFADMSQMPQE; the protein is encoded by the coding sequence ATGAAAGTCAATCAAATTTACGTGAATCTTCCGGTGAAAGATATTCAGAAAACAAAAGATTTTTGGACTAGAGTCGGATTCTCCATCAACGAACAGTTTTCAGACGATAAGGCAGTTTGTGTGGTGATGAATGATAATATCTATGTGATGTTTTTAACGGAAGAATATTTTCAGACTTTTTCAGAAAGACCGGTTCCGAAAGGCGATACTACACAAGTTTTGGTTGCAATCGGTTTAAATAGCCGTGAAGAAGTTGATCAGGTTGTTAATGCTGCCGTAGCGAATGGAGCTTATCAACATGAAGAACCACAAGATTACGGATGGATGTATCAAAATTCTTTTTGGGACATCAATGGACACGGTTGGAATGTCACTTTTGCAGATATGTCGCAAATGCCTCAAGAATAA
- a CDS encoding Crp/Fnr family transcriptional regulator produces the protein MTSKAFDVYRDFPFFFQEELDEIIQAHEKVVFQKGETILQEGKMANEYYILEKGLARSFVNDFNGNDVTTNFFTENEIIIDVSSLFQRIPTQENIICITDCECWKLDFDVFQELFHKIPNLREWGRAWMSQQLFLYKQRSVEMFTLSATKRYLHLLEQKSQVIQFAPLKQIASYLGITDTSLSRIRKEIVSHPKKN, from the coding sequence ATGACCAGCAAAGCCTTCGACGTTTATCGTGATTTTCCTTTTTTCTTTCAAGAAGAACTTGATGAAATTATTCAGGCTCACGAAAAAGTAGTTTTCCAAAAAGGAGAAACTATTCTTCAGGAAGGCAAAATGGCCAACGAATATTATATTTTAGAAAAAGGTTTGGCGCGTTCTTTTGTTAATGATTTTAACGGGAATGATGTGACAACAAATTTTTTTACAGAAAACGAAATTATCATCGATGTTTCTTCTCTGTTTCAAAGAATTCCCACTCAGGAAAATATTATCTGCATTACAGATTGCGAATGTTGGAAGCTAGATTTTGATGTTTTTCAGGAATTATTTCATAAAATTCCGAACCTCAGAGAATGGGGAAGAGCTTGGATGTCTCAACAGCTTTTTTTATACAAACAGCGTTCTGTAGAGATGTTTACACTTTCTGCAACCAAACGTTACCTTCATCTTTTAGAGCAAAAATCTCAGGTGATACAATTTGCACCTTTAAAACAAATTGCTTCTTATCTGGGAATTACAGACACTTCATTAAGCAGAATCCGCAAAGAAATAGTATCTCATCCGAAGAAAAATTAA
- a CDS encoding SRPBCC family protein: protein MDKVKIDITILAPVEKVWDYFNAPKHITKWNFAHESWFCPSSENDLKVGGKFNNRMEAKDGSFGFDFIGVYDEVILNERIKYHIEDGREVEVIFEKIDENTTKVTEIFDPEKQNSVEMQREGWYAILNNFHKYVENH from the coding sequence ATGGATAAAGTTAAAATTGACATTACAATCTTGGCGCCGGTAGAAAAAGTTTGGGATTATTTTAATGCCCCAAAACATATTACTAAATGGAATTTCGCTCATGAAAGCTGGTTTTGCCCGAGTTCTGAAAACGATCTGAAAGTAGGTGGAAAATTCAATAATAGAATGGAAGCAAAAGACGGAAGTTTCGGCTTTGATTTTATAGGAGTTTATGACGAAGTAATTCTGAACGAAAGAATAAAATATCATATAGAAGACGGGAGAGAAGTAGAAGTGATTTTTGAGAAAATAGACGAGAATACAACTAAAGTGACCGAAATTTTTGATCCTGAAAAACAAAATTCAGTTGAGATGCAGCGTGAAGGTTGGTATGCGATTCTTAACAATTTTCATAAATATGTAGAAAACCATTAA
- a CDS encoding DoxX family protein yields the protein MKLLAILFITFVLALLGTKIFQGNWNLVFSGNLGMAVFMLFTGFAHFKFQKGMALMIPEFIPAKMFWVYFTGVIEIAAAIGLMIPSIREITSMLLIIFFVLIFIANIDSSRKKVNIFKANYSGPGMAYLYKERIPMQIILIAWTWFFGIYLN from the coding sequence ATGAAATTACTGGCAATCCTTTTTATTACATTCGTTTTAGCTCTACTTGGAACAAAAATTTTCCAGGGAAATTGGAATCTTGTATTTTCAGGAAATCTCGGAATGGCAGTTTTTATGCTATTCACAGGCTTTGCTCATTTTAAATTCCAGAAAGGAATGGCTTTAATGATTCCTGAGTTTATTCCGGCAAAAATGTTTTGGGTTTATTTTACAGGTGTAATTGAAATTGCCGCGGCAATTGGTTTAATGATTCCTTCAATTCGTGAGATTACTTCAATGTTGTTAATTATCTTTTTTGTGTTAATATTTATTGCAAATATCGATTCATCAAGAAAAAAAGTCAATATTTTTAAAGCAAATTATTCAGGTCCTGGAATGGCTTATTTGTATAAAGAAAGAATTCCCATGCAGATTATTTTAATAGCTTGGACTTGGTTTTTTGGAATTTACCTGAACTGA